The following proteins are encoded in a genomic region of Pseudoalteromonas arctica A 37-1-2:
- a CDS encoding helix-turn-helix domain-containing protein — protein MRSILSAINNMLLEILAASAYKEYRERERKQKEGIVKAQQKGLYHGRQPDLEAHDRIASFTEAGFSINKTAEAVGVSRSTVIRVRKKLKNLD, from the coding sequence ATGAGATCAATACTTAGTGCTATTAATAATATGCTGTTAGAAATATTAGCGGCCAGTGCATATAAAGAATATCGAGAACGTGAACGTAAGCAAAAAGAAGGTATTGTAAAAGCACAGCAAAAGGGACTTTATCACGGTCGTCAGCCTGATTTAGAGGCTCATGATAGGATTGCCTCGTTTACTGAAGCTGGATTTAGTATTAATAAAACGGCTGAAGCAGTTGGAGTTAGTCGAAGTACGGTAATTAGAGTTAGAAAAAAGCTTAAAAATTTAGACTAA
- the tnpA gene encoding IS66 family insertion sequence element accessory protein TnpA — translation MNKQQKIKHWQGIFEQQKSSGLAIIQFCRDNNINASTFYVWRKRLSDETIRVKKQQVIPFVIHEQAFTHPSIIKLTTPNGYQIDFESTLAHQALAKLLSVL, via the coding sequence ATGAATAAACAGCAAAAAATAAAACACTGGCAAGGCATTTTTGAGCAGCAAAAATCGAGTGGTTTAGCCATCATTCAATTTTGTCGTGATAACAACATTAACGCATCGACTTTCTATGTTTGGCGTAAACGCCTTTCTGACGAAACGATAAGGGTTAAAAAGCAACAGGTGATCCCGTTTGTTATTCATGAGCAAGCCTTTACACACCCTTCAATCATTAAACTCACCACACCAAACGGCTATCAAATAGACTTCGAGTCGACATTAGCGCACCAAGCACTCGCCAAATTATTGAGCGTACTGTGA
- a CDS encoding RepB family plasmid replication initiator protein, giving the protein MINMPNKLINASYNMPLSAMRLRTLALSKLEPLSYLFGISNPVTIFASEWQEIFIESENPYRDIKRAASAFSKAMVQ; this is encoded by the coding sequence ATGATTAATATGCCTAACAAATTAATTAATGCTTCCTATAATATGCCTCTCAGCGCCATGCGCTTGAGAACATTAGCATTGTCGAAATTAGAGCCTCTAAGTTATTTGTTTGGCATCTCCAACCCAGTAACAATTTTTGCAAGTGAGTGGCAAGAAATTTTTATTGAGTCGGAAAATCCATACAGAGACATAAAAAGGGCTGCCTCTGCTTTCTCCAAGGCTATGGTTCAGTGA
- the tnpA gene encoding IS200/IS605 family transposase: MKKQALKTLYHSVYNIHYHLVLVTKYRHRCITPEVAAYLESQYKRLLKSWDCELLECNGESDHLHLLISANPKMQPSKMVNSLKTATSRLVRKEFSEHLGEFYWKPVFYSRSYCLVSCGGAPLEIVKQYLAQQEGFD; the protein is encoded by the coding sequence ATGAAAAAACAAGCCCTAAAAACGCTGTATCACAGCGTTTATAATATTCACTATCATTTAGTTCTTGTAACTAAATATCGTCATCGCTGTATCACGCCAGAGGTTGCCGCGTACTTAGAATCTCAGTACAAAAGGTTGTTAAAATCTTGGGATTGTGAGCTTTTGGAGTGCAATGGTGAGTCAGATCACCTTCACCTTTTAATTTCTGCTAATCCCAAGATGCAACCAAGTAAAATGGTGAACAGTTTAAAAACTGCTACATCAAGACTTGTGCGAAAGGAGTTTTCCGAACACTTGGGTGAGTTTTACTGGAAGCCAGTTTTTTACAGCAGAAGTTATTGTCTGGTTAGTTGCGGAGGTGCACCACTTGAAATCGTGAAGCAATATTTAGCTCAGCAGGAAGGATTTGATTAA
- a CDS encoding RNA-guided endonuclease InsQ/TnpB family protein, whose translation MEYDTIERNCGTKAVGLDWGVSHYFSTIDQDGNFEQVENPRYLRNSKERLTSLQRDLALAKKGTRTQRKLKHQIAKLHQKIARQRLDFTHKETAKLVEVAALIATEKLTVKNMTRSAKGTVEKNGKMVKQKAGLNREILNTAPAMTLNLLRYKAEEASSEFVEVPTKQVKPSQTCPDCGAKKKKSLADRWHSCECGCEKPRDVASAQVNLNWALGIQAGNQPKKVA comes from the coding sequence ATGGAGTATGACACCATTGAGAGAAACTGTGGCACTAAAGCTGTTGGCTTGGATTGGGGTGTTTCTCATTACTTTTCGACTATCGATCAGGATGGTAATTTTGAGCAAGTCGAAAACCCCCGTTACCTCAGAAACAGCAAAGAGCGATTAACCTCTTTACAGCGTGACCTCGCGTTAGCGAAAAAAGGCACTCGCACCCAGCGAAAATTAAAGCATCAAATTGCCAAACTCCACCAGAAAATCGCCCGTCAAAGACTCGATTTTACTCATAAAGAAACTGCAAAATTAGTTGAAGTGGCGGCATTGATCGCCACCGAAAAACTCACCGTTAAGAACATGACTCGCAGTGCCAAAGGTACTGTCGAGAAAAACGGAAAAATGGTGAAACAAAAGGCTGGTCTGAATCGGGAAATTCTGAACACCGCGCCAGCCATGACTCTTAATTTACTGCGATACAAAGCGGAAGAAGCTAGTAGCGAATTTGTTGAAGTACCAACAAAGCAAGTTAAGCCAAGTCAAACCTGCCCAGACTGCGGAGCTAAGAAGAAGAAATCCTTAGCAGACCGCTGGCACTCATGCGAATGTGGTTGTGAGAAGCCCCGCGATGTAGCCAGTGCGCAAGTTAACTTAAACTGGGCGTTAGGTATTCAGGCTGGGAACCAGCCTAAAAAGGTAGCTTAG
- a CDS encoding tyrosine-type recombinase/integrase, translating to MHEQNNDENTEVTFLPAERTFEVLSAEAAGTGVNGIEKNPAVSYLMGLRAESSRLAMRSFLNNIAKMMGYHDLRTCPWGMLERHHVQAVLTMLTDAGKAPATINNYLAAIKGVAVEAWTLKLISTDTYQHIKLVKSVRGSRIPKGRALAPAEVKKLFFTCESDKSAIGVRDNAILSVLVGCGLRRAEVVSLDFSHYNRHNRSLKVLGKGNKERMAYLPDGAFQRLESWIEEVRSDIPGPLFSRVRRYDDVTSERMTSQAIYHILNSRSVEAGIEKCAPHDLRRTFASSMLENGEDLITVKDAMGHASLATTQKYDFRGDERLRAASKRLDI from the coding sequence ATGCACGAACAAAACAATGATGAAAATACCGAAGTCACATTTCTCCCTGCAGAGCGTACTTTTGAAGTATTAAGTGCGGAGGCTGCTGGCACTGGTGTAAATGGTATTGAAAAAAATCCTGCTGTTTCATACTTAATGGGCTTAAGGGCTGAAAGTAGCCGGCTAGCCATGAGGTCGTTTTTAAACAACATAGCTAAAATGATGGGCTATCATGATTTAAGAACCTGTCCTTGGGGTATGCTTGAGCGGCACCATGTACAGGCAGTTTTGACCATGCTCACTGATGCGGGAAAAGCACCGGCCACTATAAATAATTACTTGGCGGCAATAAAAGGTGTAGCCGTAGAGGCATGGACACTTAAGCTTATTAGCACCGATACTTACCAACATATCAAGTTAGTTAAGTCGGTTAGAGGGTCAAGAATACCTAAAGGTAGAGCCCTGGCCCCTGCTGAAGTTAAGAAATTATTTTTCACATGTGAAAGTGATAAGTCTGCTATTGGGGTTAGAGATAACGCTATTTTATCTGTTTTAGTCGGGTGCGGATTACGAAGAGCTGAAGTTGTATCCCTTGATTTTTCTCATTATAACCGGCATAACCGCTCGCTAAAAGTGCTAGGTAAAGGTAATAAAGAGCGCATGGCCTACTTGCCAGATGGCGCATTTCAAAGGCTTGAAAGCTGGATTGAGGAAGTGCGAAGTGATATTCCAGGGCCACTATTTAGTCGTGTTCGTAGATACGATGATGTTACCTCAGAGCGCATGACTAGCCAGGCAATTTACCATATTTTAAACAGTAGATCTGTCGAGGCCGGTATAGAAAAGTGTGCCCCGCATGACCTAAGAAGGACATTCGCTTCGTCAATGCTAGAGAACGGCGAAGATCTAATTACAGTTAAAGATGCAATGGGCCATGCAAGCTTAGCAACAACGCAAAAATATGACTTTAGGGGTGATGAACGCCTAAGAGCAGCGAGTAAACGCTTAGATATTTAG
- a CDS encoding topoisomerase DNA-binding C4 zinc finger domain-containing protein has translation MIKNILKTAFNNFQAFFVTWVIIIIVNQLFIFGACFAPYCVVAALPHTFVIAVLINYFLNDEESNEPQKLVKPESDNQLKFTQVENNIEENDFEETEIPFCPKCGSAMVLRTAKNGQYAGNKFWGCSKYPNCKGLLNI, from the coding sequence GTGATAAAAAACATACTGAAGACTGCATTCAATAACTTCCAGGCCTTTTTTGTAACTTGGGTTATTATAATAATTGTTAATCAACTTTTCATATTTGGGGCTTGCTTTGCTCCATACTGCGTTGTGGCAGCGTTACCACATACATTTGTTATCGCTGTTTTGATTAATTATTTTCTTAATGATGAGGAATCAAATGAGCCTCAGAAATTAGTAAAACCAGAAAGTGATAATCAACTTAAATTTACTCAAGTAGAAAACAATATTGAAGAAAATGATTTTGAAGAAACTGAAATACCTTTTTGTCCAAAGTGTGGCTCAGCAATGGTTCTAAGAACTGCTAAAAATGGGCAATATGCTGGTAATAAGTTTTGGGGGTGTTCTAAATACCCTAACTGCAAAGGTTTGTTGAATATATAA
- a CDS encoding AAA family ATPase → MITQINLGNVASYRNTTTLNTDKKVNIIYGLNGTGKSTFSNYFYALDPLKYKDCSHTNDGCKVLVYNQKFIRDNFYSKDSINGIFSLSKENKEAKEKVEQLGKDIDQLSEKSNGYQADINKESDALKKATDTAEKKAWEIKTNYSGGDRVLKFCLDRLMGNKTVLFNHLVSVPLPAAKPIKTIEQLKEEVAAIDGDKATTYSVLPKISLSELLPEELELLKEIVIGNEDSPIAKLINQLKNSDWVSDGLQYLDDIEDETCPFCQSKTITPELILQIKDYFDETYEASKQNISNILTKYQKIVDSLTDLDTYKTSPFSADFLAEMTESYASIAGTLKSNLFKVQQKEQTPSLKVELEELCDHVTSFNKHVDAVNTSIGIHNQKIANSEQELKRIKDEFWKIIRWEYDQTIKIYEASKADYSEKTTKLIEDKKAIDVDIITLEVERTEKQKETINIDESIDSINKGLIDIGITDFHIEKHEEDLYRLVRTGTEGPIFLSLSEGEKMIISFLYFRELFKGKQTADEAHVKKIAVIDDPVSSLSHIFVYNIGQLIKNDFFNGDGAEQVFVLTHSLYFFYELVDSNHKRRKENQSLYRLSKNTKGTTIETMKYEEVQNDYQSYWSVINDKDQPAALIANCMRNVVEYFFNFVQKSDLSNVMQKQELQDVKYQAFIRYINRESHSLGQNIIDFKEFDYGAFREGLRLLFEITGYPEHYQKMSQI, encoded by the coding sequence ATGATTACACAAATAAACCTTGGTAATGTGGCAAGTTATCGAAATACAACAACTCTCAACACAGATAAAAAAGTAAACATCATTTATGGCTTAAATGGTACTGGTAAAAGTACATTCTCCAACTACTTTTATGCGCTCGACCCCCTTAAATACAAAGACTGTTCTCACACAAACGATGGATGTAAGGTTCTTGTTTATAATCAGAAGTTTATTCGAGATAACTTTTATTCCAAAGACTCTATTAATGGTATTTTTAGCCTATCCAAAGAGAACAAAGAAGCTAAGGAAAAGGTAGAGCAGCTTGGGAAAGATATTGATCAACTCAGTGAAAAAAGCAACGGCTACCAAGCTGACATTAACAAAGAAAGTGATGCTTTGAAGAAAGCGACAGATACGGCAGAAAAAAAGGCTTGGGAAATAAAGACGAACTACTCTGGTGGTGATCGCGTTCTGAAATTTTGCCTTGATCGGTTAATGGGGAACAAAACAGTTCTGTTCAATCATCTTGTTTCTGTCCCTTTGCCAGCCGCTAAACCAATTAAAACGATTGAACAGCTTAAAGAGGAAGTTGCTGCAATTGATGGTGATAAAGCCACTACTTACAGCGTCTTACCTAAGATTTCATTGTCAGAGCTTTTGCCTGAGGAATTAGAACTACTCAAAGAAATAGTGATTGGTAATGAAGATAGTCCAATCGCAAAGCTGATTAATCAGTTGAAAAACTCTGATTGGGTTAGTGATGGTTTGCAGTACCTTGATGATATTGAAGATGAAACCTGTCCGTTTTGCCAGTCTAAGACGATTACGCCTGAGTTAATCTTACAGATCAAAGACTACTTTGATGAGACGTATGAAGCAAGTAAGCAGAATATAAGCAATATACTTACCAAATACCAAAAGATAGTTGATTCTCTTACTGATTTAGACACCTACAAGACATCGCCTTTTTCTGCCGATTTCCTTGCCGAAATGACAGAGTCTTATGCGTCAATTGCTGGAACATTAAAGTCTAATTTATTCAAAGTTCAGCAAAAAGAGCAAACACCAAGTCTGAAAGTAGAGTTGGAAGAGCTTTGCGACCATGTTACCTCATTTAATAAACATGTAGATGCAGTGAATACCAGTATTGGTATTCACAACCAAAAAATTGCTAATTCAGAGCAAGAATTGAAACGCATTAAAGATGAGTTTTGGAAAATCATTCGTTGGGAATACGATCAGACGATAAAGATTTATGAAGCAAGTAAAGCGGATTACAGCGAGAAAACGACCAAGTTAATAGAAGACAAGAAAGCTATTGATGTAGATATCATCACTCTCGAAGTTGAACGAACAGAGAAGCAAAAAGAAACAATTAACATTGATGAATCTATTGATAGTATCAATAAGGGGCTGATTGATATTGGTATTACTGATTTTCATATTGAGAAGCACGAAGAAGACCTATATCGCCTTGTAAGAACTGGAACAGAGGGACCGATCTTCTTGTCGTTATCTGAGGGCGAAAAGATGATTATTAGCTTTTTGTATTTCCGAGAATTGTTTAAAGGTAAACAAACGGCTGATGAGGCACACGTTAAAAAGATTGCGGTAATTGACGATCCAGTTTCAAGCTTGTCTCATATCTTTGTTTACAATATCGGGCAGCTAATTAAAAACGATTTCTTCAATGGTGATGGGGCGGAGCAAGTTTTTGTTCTCACGCATAGTCTTTACTTCTTTTATGAGCTTGTTGATTCAAATCACAAGCGAAGAAAAGAAAACCAATCTCTGTATCGGCTATCTAAAAATACGAAAGGCACAACTATTGAAACGATGAAGTATGAAGAAGTACAGAATGACTATCAATCATACTGGTCTGTTATTAATGACAAGGATCAACCCGCTGCTTTGATTGCCAACTGCATGAGGAACGTAGTTGAATACTTCTTCAACTTTGTGCAGAAATCAGACTTGAGTAACGTAATGCAAAAACAAGAGCTTCAAGATGTTAAGTATCAGGCTTTCATTAGATATATAAACCGAGAATCACACTCACTTGGTCAGAATATTATTGATTTTAAAGAGTTTGATTATGGGGCGTTTAGAGAAGGTTTAAGGTTACTATTCGAAATCACGGGGTATCCTGAACACTATCAGAAAATGTCTCAGATATAG
- a CDS encoding cytochrome b, translating to MNLKNTTTHYNTLSIALHWLMFILIVAVYASIELRELFDKGTATRDAFKMWHFMLGLSVLALVSVRLIARIVGGSAPDIKPQPAKWQNNLAKLVHVILYGFMFAMPIAGWLILSMAGKPIPFFGLELPPLASKDLDLAKTIKELHETAGEVGYYLIGLHAAAALFHHYVLSDNTVARMRLPKK from the coding sequence ATGAATTTAAAAAATACAACAACTCATTACAATACACTCTCCATTGCTTTGCATTGGCTTATGTTCATATTGATAGTCGCTGTTTACGCAAGCATTGAACTGCGCGAATTATTCGACAAAGGAACAGCAACCCGAGATGCCTTTAAAATGTGGCATTTTATGCTTGGTTTATCGGTTTTAGCCTTAGTAAGCGTTAGGCTAATTGCTCGCATAGTAGGTGGTTCGGCTCCTGATATAAAACCACAGCCAGCTAAATGGCAAAATAACCTGGCCAAACTAGTGCATGTTATTTTGTATGGGTTCATGTTTGCTATGCCTATTGCTGGATGGTTAATTTTGAGCATGGCGGGCAAACCAATTCCGTTTTTTGGTCTAGAGCTGCCGCCATTGGCCAGTAAAGATTTAGACTTAGCTAAAACCATAAAAGAGCTGCATGAAACCGCTGGGGAAGTTGGCTATTACTTGATTGGACTACATGCAGCCGCCGCCTTATTCCACCACTATGTTTTATCTGATAATACGGTTGCACGAATGCGTTTGCCTAAAAAATAA